The following proteins are co-located in the Solanum pennellii chromosome 1, SPENNV200 genome:
- the LOC107031423 gene encoding salicylic acid-binding protein 2-like, with the protein MEKNKFLTSLVVLILVFPYANATMSGPKRPKASKHFVLVHGACHGAWSWYKIVALIRSSGHNVTALDLGASGINPKQVLEIPRLSDYFSPLMEFMASLPSYEKVILVGHSLGGFAISKATESFPEKISVAIVESIFVTALMPGPILDAATIFNELQSSRGVVLKLDNRVTFDNGLANPPTTFIYGPKYLASYLYPLSPIQDWALATTLVRPIYFFSLNDVSKEIVLSNKKYGSVRRAYIVAAEDKVLKKEFQQLMIKNNPPNEVEEISGSDHMPMMSKPLQLFTHLTRISNKYS; encoded by the exons atggagaaaaacaagTTTCTAACAAGTCTAGTAGTTCTGATACTTGTGTTTCCATATGCAAATGCAACCATGTCAGGGCCTAAACGGCCTAAGGCTAGCAAGCACTTCGTGCTAGTTCATGGGGCGTGTCACGGAGCCTGGTCATGGTACAAGATTGTAGCACTGATAAGATCTTCAGGGCATAATGTAACAGCTCTGGACTTGGGTGCTTCAGGGATCAACCCCAAACAGGTCCTTGAAATCCCACGTTTATCAGATTACTTTAGTCCGCTAATGGAGTTCATGGCTTCTCTTCCATCATATGAAAAAGTGATTCTTGTTGGACATAGCCTTGGCGGATTCGCCATATCTAAAGCCACGGAAAGTTTTCCTGAGAAGATTTCAGTTGCtattgttgaat CTATATTTGTCACTGCTCTAATGCCTGGTCCAATTCTCGATGCAGCCACCATCTTCAATGA actaCAGTCATCCAGGGGAGTAGTACTTAAACTTGATAATCGTGTTACATTCGATAATGGACTTGCCAATCCTCCAACAACCTTCATCTATGGTCCAAAGTACTTGGCGAGTTATCTTTACCCACTGAGCCCAATTCAG GACTGGGCACTGGCTACTACATTAGTAAGGccaatttattttttcagtttgAATGACGTATCAAAGGAGATAGTTCTTTCAAACAAAAAGTATGGATCAGTTAGGAGAGCGTATATTGTGGCAGCTGAAGATAAAGTTCTAAAGAAGGAATTTCAACagttaatgattaaaaataatccGCCAAATGAAGTGGAAGAGATTTCAGGATCTGATCACATGCCCATGATGTCTAAGCCCCTTCAACTTTTTACTCATCTTACTCGTATTTCCAACAAGTATAGCTAA
- the LOC107009062 gene encoding polyneuridine-aldehyde esterase-like, with protein MEKSTSPFVKKHFVLVHTGFHGAWCWYKIVALMRSSGHNVTALDLGASGINPKQALEIPNFSDYLSPLMEFMASLPANEKIILVGHALGGLAISKAMETFPEKISVAVFLSGLMPGPNIDATTVYNKAASAVIGQLDNCVTYENGPTNPPTTLIAGPKFLATNVYHLSPIEDLALATALVRPFYLYLAEDISKEIVLSSKRYGSVKRVFIVASENDAFKKEFLELMIEKNPPDEVKEIEGSDHVTMMSKPQQLFTTLLSIANKYK; from the exons ATGGAGAAAAGCACGTCGCCATTTGTTAAGAAGCACTTTGTGCTAGTTCATACTGGATTCCACGGAGCGTGGTGCTGGTACAAGATTGTGGCATTGATGAGATCTTCAGGCCATAATGTCACAGCTCTTGACTTGGGCGCTTCAGGGATCAACCCGAAACAGGCCCTTGAAATCCCAAATTTTTCTGATTACTTGAGTCCGCTAATGGAGTTCATGGCTTCACTCCCtgcaaatgaaaaaataattctcGTAGGTCATGCCTTAGGTGGACTCGCCATTTCTAAAGCCATGGAGACCTTTCCAGAAAAGATTTCAGTTGCTGTATTTCTCAGTGGTCTAATGCCTGGTCCAAATATCGATGCAACCACCGTCTACAATAAG GCAGCTAGTGCAGTGATAGGTCAACTGGATAATTGTGTTACATACGAAAATGGACCAACGAATCCTCCAACCACTCTCATCGCAGGTCCCAAGTTCTTGGCAACTAATGTTTACCATCTGAGCCCAATTGAG GATTTGGCGCTGGCCACTGCACTAGTGAGgccattttatttatatctcGCGGAAGATATTTCTAAGGAGATAGTTCTTTCAAGCAAAAGATATGGATCCGTTAAGCGAGTGTTCATTGTTGCTTCTGAAAATGATGCCTTCAAGAAGGAATTTCTAGAATTGATGATTGAAAAGAATCCACCTGATGAAGTGAAAGAGATCGAGGGGTCTGACCACGTGACCATGATGTCTAAGCCCCAACAACTTTTTACTACTCTTCTGAGCATCGCTAACAAGTATAAATAA